In the Larus michahellis chromosome 6, bLarMic1.1, whole genome shotgun sequence genome, one interval contains:
- the EIF4A2 gene encoding eukaryotic initiation factor 4A-II, with protein MSGGSADYSRDHGGPEGMDPDGVIESNWNEIVDNFDDMNLKESLLRGIYAYGFEKPSAIQQRAIIPCIKGYDVIAQAQSGTGKTATFAISILQQLEIDLKETQALVLAPTRELAQQIQKVILALGDYMGATCHACIGGTNVRNEMQKLQAEAPHIVVGTPGRVFDMLNRRYLSPKWIKMFVLDEADEMLSRGFKDQIYEIFQKLSTNIQVVLLSATMPMDVLEVTKKFMRDPIRILVKKEELTLEGIKQFYINVEREEWKLDTLCDLYETLTITQAVIFLNTRRKVDWLTEKMHARDFTVSALHGDMDQKERDVIMREFRSGSSRVLITTDLLARGIDVQQVSLVINYDLPTNRENYIHRIGRGGRFGRKGVAINFVTEEDKRILRDIETFYNTTVEEMPMNVADLI; from the exons ATGTCAGGCGGCTCCGCGGATTATAGCAG AGACCATGGCGGCCCAGAGGGAATGGACCCCGATGGTGTCATTGAG agCAATTGGAATGAGATTGTTGACAATTTTGATGATATGAATTTAAAAGAATCCCTTTTAAGGGGCATTTATGCTTATGGTTTTGAGAAGCCTTCAGCTATTCAGCAGAGAGCTATTATTCCATGCATCAAAG GGTATGATGTGATTGCTCAAGCTCAGTCAGGGACTGGCAAGACAGCCACATTTGCTATTTCCATCCTGCAGCAGTTGGAGATTGATCTCAAGGAGACCCAAGCTCTAGTATTGGCCCCTACCAGAGAACTGGCTCAACAG ATTCAAAAGGTAATTCTGGCCCTTGGAGACTATATGGGAGCAACATGCCACGCTTGTATTGGTGGCACAAATGTTCGCAATGAGATGCAAAAGCTTCAGGCTGAGGCTCCGCACATTGTGGTTGGAACTCCAGGGCGTGTGTTTGATATGTTAAACAGACGCTACCTGT cACCTAAATGGATCAAAATGTTTGTTCTGGATGAAGCTGATGAAATGTTGAGCCGTGGATTTAAGGATCAGATTTATGAGATCTTTCAAAAATTAAGCACAAACATCCAG GTTGTGCTGCTGTCGGCTACGATGCCAATGGATGTCTTGGAAGTGACCAAAAAGTTCATGAGAGATCCCATACGGATTCTGGTGAAGAAGGAAGAACTGACCCTGGAGGGTATCAAGCAGTTCTACATCAATGTTGAAAGAGAG GAGTGGAAGCTGGATACTCTCTGTGATCTGTATGAGACACTGACCATTACTCAGGCTGTTATTTTCCTGAATACAAGGAGAAAAGTAGACTGGCTTACAGAGAAAATGCACGCCAGGGACTTCACAGTCTCAGCTCTG CATGGTGACATGGACCAGAAGGAGCGGGATGTTATCATGAGGGAGTTCAGGTCAGGATCAAGCCGTGTCCTGATCACCACTGACTTGCTG GCTCGTGGCATTGATGTGCAGCAAGTGTCCCTGGTTATAAATTATGACCTGCCGACCAATCGTGAGAACTATATTCACAG AATTGGCCGGGGTGGTCGCTTTGGCAGAAAAGGCGTGGCTATCAACTTTGTCACTGAAGAGGACAAGAGGATCCTGCGAGACATTGAGACTTTCTACAATACCACGGTGGAGGAGATGCCGATGAATGTGGCTGATCTTATTTAA